From a region of the Pseudanabaena sp. ABRG5-3 genome:
- a CDS encoding DUF1517 domain-containing protein → MRKPSFHSLATTLLTFATIQVIALGYSDRQLDTLLQQDQQAYAKSSAGRSRSGSFTRSAPSSSSSKSSSPSSSSNTSKPSSLSSTSKPSSPSSSSSSSSPSPSNSSSDKESFSSNQRPSSGNTIVAPVIIDNGYSRPNSPSSGFYQSTPSSSIGTPWYVWLILLLIGGTITYFIIRALFCGSKSNVAKDLENDTVTVTKLQVALLSQAREVQSRLTELSLEVDTDTSDGLLTLLQESVLALIRTPENWTHVCSSSQAVKRDQAEGVFQTLSLTERSKFSHESLVNVGGRVSQRQAPIASPDKDPSAYIVVTLLIGTEHDKPLFGDIKNTQELQQALEAIASIPESHLLVFELLWSPQADSDSLTYDELLTEYTDMIQI, encoded by the coding sequence ATGCGTAAGCCAAGCTTCCATTCTTTAGCAACTACCTTACTGACATTTGCGACAATTCAGGTGATCGCTCTGGGGTATAGCGATCGCCAACTAGATACATTACTTCAGCAAGATCAACAAGCCTACGCCAAAAGTAGTGCGGGACGCAGTAGGAGCGGATCTTTTACTCGTTCAGCACCTTCAAGTTCTAGTAGTAAGTCTTCCTCGCCTTCTAGTTCCAGCAATACCTCTAAACCTTCCAGTCTCAGTAGTACCTCTAAACCTTCCAGTCCCAGCAGTTCATCGAGTTCATCATCTCCATCTCCATCGAACAGTTCATCTGACAAAGAATCCTTTAGCTCAAATCAACGACCATCATCAGGCAACACTATTGTTGCTCCTGTGATTATTGATAATGGTTATTCTCGTCCCAACTCGCCATCTTCTGGTTTTTATCAATCAACACCTAGCAGTTCAATTGGCACGCCTTGGTATGTCTGGCTAATTCTGTTACTGATTGGCGGTACGATTACTTACTTTATTATTCGAGCGCTCTTTTGCGGATCTAAGTCTAATGTTGCCAAAGATTTAGAGAATGACACTGTTACCGTTACTAAACTTCAAGTAGCACTTCTTTCTCAAGCGCGTGAAGTCCAATCTCGTTTAACTGAGCTAAGCCTAGAAGTAGACACAGATACTTCCGATGGCTTACTGACTCTATTACAAGAATCCGTCCTCGCATTAATTCGCACTCCCGAAAATTGGACGCATGTTTGCAGCAGTTCTCAAGCCGTAAAGCGGGATCAAGCTGAAGGAGTTTTTCAAACACTTTCTCTCACCGAACGCAGCAAATTTAGTCATGAATCTTTAGTCAATGTCGGCGGTAGAGTTTCCCAACGCCAAGCACCGATCGCTTCTCCTGACAAAGACCCATCGGCATATATTGTCGTCACCTTGCTGATCGGCACAGAACATGACAAGCCACTTTTCGGCGATATTAAAAATACGCAAGAATTACAACAGGCTTTAGAAGCGATCGCTTCTATCCCTGAAAGTCATTTATTAGTATTTGAGCTGCTCTGGTCTCCCCAAGCGGATTCCGATAGCCTCACCTACGACGAGCTACTCACCGAGTACACCGACATGATCCAAATCTAG
- a CDS encoding ion transporter, with translation MLRQKISFYLDDLATPIGKLINIAIAFLVLASATSFVAQTYPIPEITRDHLNLLDDIILGIFVFEYFLRLWCAEEKLKYLFSLYAIVDLLAILPFFLGAIDVTFIRLLRWFRILRLIRLVESRSLFANKTEDIAILLRILFTLFAIVFVFSGLIYQIEHPTNPKFHNFLDAFYFSIFTMTTVGYSDVMPKSDAGKLTTVLMVLTGIALIPVQLGELFKRLIKTANQSDRLGEMKDITCSGCGLSVHDADAQFCKVCGTKI, from the coding sequence ATGCTAAGACAGAAAATCAGCTTTTATCTTGATGACCTTGCCACCCCAATTGGCAAATTAATTAATATAGCGATCGCCTTCCTCGTTCTTGCCTCCGCCACTAGCTTCGTCGCCCAAACCTACCCAATTCCTGAGATTACCCGCGATCACCTCAATTTGCTAGATGACATCATTCTGGGGATATTTGTCTTTGAATATTTCCTGCGGCTATGGTGCGCCGAAGAAAAGCTGAAATATTTATTTAGCCTCTACGCAATTGTCGATCTTTTAGCGATTTTGCCATTCTTTTTAGGCGCGATCGATGTCACCTTTATTAGGCTCCTGCGGTGGTTTCGGATTTTGCGTCTCATTCGCCTAGTGGAATCGCGATCGCTATTTGCCAACAAGACCGAAGATATCGCGATTTTATTGAGAATTCTATTTACGCTATTTGCGATCGTCTTTGTGTTTTCAGGATTGATTTACCAGATCGAACATCCGACTAATCCCAAATTTCACAACTTTCTTGATGCCTTTTATTTCTCCATTTTTACAATGACAACCGTGGGCTATAGCGATGTGATGCCCAAATCCGATGCAGGAAAATTGACAACTGTACTCATGGTGCTTACGGGGATTGCCCTCATTCCTGTACAGTTAGGGGAACTATTTAAGCGCTTGATTAAAACTGCTAATCAAAGCGATCGCCTTGGGGAAATGAAGGATATTACCTGCTCTGGCTGTGGCTTATCTGTGCATGATGCCGATGCTCAGTTTTGCAAGGTATGCGGGACTAAGATTTGA